One window of Rasiella rasia genomic DNA carries:
- a CDS encoding L-histidine N(alpha)-methyltransferase — protein sequence MSFSSPSKIDASFKKDVRTGLTTFPKYLYSKYIYDEKGDKLFQDIMALPEYYLTNCEYEIISLHTKEIASLFGKNNQGFDLIELGAGDGKKTKVLLKHLLENNYNFIYKPIDISQNSIDLLTSDLASQFPKIAVDAEKGEYFEVLERLHHFNKRKKVILVLGSNIGNLLHPRAIDFLTKLKDTMSAEDQLFIGFDQKKNPQTILDAYNDPTGVTEAFNKNLLHRINTEMGGNFNPEKFKHWEVYDPETGTAKSYLVATEAMQVTIDALDLTISFDPWETIHTEISQKYNDKVVQWLAHSSGLTIETSFEDKKRYYKNYILRKAY from the coding sequence ATGAGTTTTTCCTCTCCTTCAAAAATAGACGCGTCTTTCAAAAAAGATGTGCGCACTGGTCTCACTACGTTTCCGAAATACCTTTATTCAAAATATATTTATGATGAGAAAGGAGACAAATTGTTTCAGGATATCATGGCCCTTCCTGAATATTACCTTACAAATTGCGAATATGAAATTATCTCGCTACACACAAAAGAAATAGCATCACTTTTTGGCAAAAACAACCAAGGATTTGACCTTATTGAACTGGGTGCTGGAGATGGAAAAAAGACCAAAGTATTACTAAAACATCTATTAGAAAACAATTACAATTTTATCTACAAACCAATAGACATTAGCCAGAACTCTATCGATTTGTTAACCTCAGATTTAGCAAGTCAATTTCCTAAAATTGCTGTAGATGCCGAAAAAGGTGAATATTTTGAAGTTTTAGAGCGATTGCATCATTTCAACAAGAGGAAAAAAGTGATTTTGGTATTGGGGTCAAATATTGGCAATCTATTGCACCCACGCGCCATTGATTTCTTGACCAAGCTAAAAGATACCATGAGCGCAGAAGACCAATTATTTATTGGGTTTGATCAGAAGAAAAATCCGCAAACAATTTTAGACGCCTATAACGACCCTACTGGAGTTACCGAGGCATTTAATAAGAATTTGCTGCATCGTATCAATACTGAAATGGGAGGAAATTTCAACCCAGAGAAATTTAAACATTGGGAAGTATATGATCCTGAAACAGGTACTGCTAAGAGCTATTTAGTAGCTACAGAAGCTATGCAAGTTACCATCGATGCATTAGACCTAACTATTAGTTTTGACCCTTGGGAAACCATTCACACAGAAATTTCGCAAAAGTACAACGACAAAGTAGTGCAATGGCTTGCCCATTCGTCTGGATTAACAATTGAAACCTCTTTTGAAGATAAAAAACGGTATTACAAAAATTATATCCTAAGAAAGGCTTACTAG
- the egtB gene encoding ergothioneine biosynthesis protein EgtB: MIETQTLLSLFSETRALTEALCKPLEIEDYVVQPTLDVSPPKWHLGHTTWFFETFILEKYKPNYKLFHDDFAYVFNSYYETLGKRVIRSDRGNLSRPGVTKVYDYRHYVTHELKAFLEEGISAEIEEVLLIGIHHEKQHQELLMTDIKYILGNNPLLPAYRESFIENPEETLTQDWLSFSEGVYEIGYAGNDFCYDNEQNRHKTYCQNFEISNRLVTNEEFIEFIDAGGYKDFNYWHADGWEWVNAENISQPMYWHKIEGEWFIYTFEGLQKISLKSAVCHISYYEAFAYAQWKECRLPTEFEWEVAQGSFNWGSRWEWTESSYLPYPGYSKAPGALGEYNGKFMVNQKVLRGGSVVTAPNHTRSTYRNFFQPNLRWQFTGIRLAK; the protein is encoded by the coding sequence ATGATTGAAACACAAACACTCCTTAGCTTATTTTCAGAAACACGAGCTTTAACTGAAGCTCTATGTAAACCTTTAGAAATTGAAGATTATGTGGTACAACCCACACTAGATGTATCACCACCAAAATGGCATCTAGGTCATACTACGTGGTTTTTTGAAACTTTTATTCTTGAAAAATACAAACCAAATTACAAGCTCTTTCACGACGATTTCGCTTATGTATTTAACAGCTATTACGAAACATTAGGGAAACGAGTAATTCGTAGTGACAGAGGTAACCTTTCACGTCCTGGAGTAACTAAAGTGTATGATTACAGGCATTATGTTACACATGAACTTAAAGCGTTTCTAGAAGAGGGTATTTCCGCTGAAATCGAAGAAGTATTGCTAATTGGAATACATCATGAAAAGCAGCATCAAGAGCTATTAATGACCGACATTAAATATATTCTTGGCAATAACCCACTACTTCCTGCATATCGAGAATCCTTTATTGAAAATCCCGAAGAAACCCTAACGCAAGATTGGCTTTCATTTTCAGAAGGTGTCTATGAAATTGGCTACGCTGGAAATGACTTCTGTTATGACAATGAGCAAAATAGGCATAAAACATACTGTCAGAATTTTGAAATTTCAAATCGGTTAGTAACAAATGAAGAATTTATTGAATTTATTGATGCTGGCGGGTACAAAGATTTTAATTATTGGCACGCCGATGGTTGGGAATGGGTAAATGCAGAAAATATATCGCAACCTATGTATTGGCATAAAATTGAAGGCGAATGGTTTATCTATACCTTTGAAGGACTTCAAAAAATTTCTTTGAAAAGCGCTGTGTGTCATATTTCATATTACGAAGCCTTCGCATACGCACAATGGAAAGAATGTCGGCTTCCTACAGAATTTGAGTGGGAAGTTGCCCAGGGGTCTTTTAACTGGGGTTCTCGATGGGAATGGACTGAAAGCTCTTACCTACCCTATCCTGGCTACAGCAAGGCCCCAGGAGCCTTAGGAGAGTACAATGGCAAATTTATGGTGAATCAGAAGGTGCTGCGGGGCGGTTCTGTAGTAACGGCTCCAAATCATACCCGATCTACCTATCGCAACTTTTTTCAACCAAATCTTCGCTGGCAGTTTACTGGCATAAGATTGGCAAAATAA
- a CDS encoding thymidylate synthase, translating into MKQYHDLVKHVLETGNVKSDRTGTGTKSVFGYQMRFDLSEGFPMVTTKKLHLKSIVHELLWFLNGDTNIKYLQENGVRIWNEWADENGDLGPVYGHQWRNWNSEEIDQITDIIKTLKTNPDSRRMLVSAWNPSVMPDTSKPFSENVANGKAALPPCHAFFQFYVSAPEVPGDESTRKLSCQLYQRSADIFLGVPFNIASYALFTMMMAQVCGYQAGDFVHTFGDAHIYSNHIEQLELQLSRDLRPLPKMLLNSDVKDIFGFKFDDFTLVDYNPHPHIKGAVAI; encoded by the coding sequence ATGAAGCAATATCACGATTTAGTTAAGCACGTACTTGAAACTGGCAATGTAAAAAGCGACCGCACTGGCACTGGCACAAAAAGTGTCTTTGGGTACCAGATGCGTTTCGATTTAAGTGAAGGCTTTCCGATGGTAACCACTAAAAAACTACACCTTAAATCTATAGTCCACGAGTTGCTTTGGTTTTTAAATGGTGATACAAACATTAAGTACCTTCAAGAAAACGGCGTGCGTATTTGGAATGAATGGGCCGATGAAAACGGAGACTTAGGCCCAGTGTACGGGCATCAATGGCGAAACTGGAATAGCGAAGAGATAGATCAGATCACTGACATTATTAAAACGTTAAAAACAAATCCAGATAGTCGAAGAATGCTCGTTAGCGCATGGAACCCTAGCGTGATGCCAGATACTTCAAAACCTTTCTCTGAAAATGTTGCGAATGGAAAAGCAGCGCTACCACCATGCCATGCTTTTTTTCAATTTTATGTAAGTGCTCCAGAAGTCCCTGGAGATGAGAGCACACGAAAACTTTCTTGCCAATTATACCAACGCAGTGCAGATATTTTCTTAGGAGTACCATTTAATATTGCCTCGTATGCCTTGTTTACTATGATGATGGCACAAGTTTGTGGATACCAAGCCGGAGACTTTGTACACACCTTTGGAGACGCCCATATTTATAGTAATCATATAGAGCAATTAGAGCTTCAATTGTCGCGTGATTTAAGGCCTTTACCAAAAATGTTGTTAAATTCCGATGTAAAAGATATATTTGGCTTTAAATTTGATGACTTTACCCTAGTTGATTACAATCCCCACCCGCACATTAAAGGTGCAGTGGCGATCTAA
- a CDS encoding NupC/NupG family nucleoside CNT transporter, translating to MKSFTLPIPTLKTVFQTCLLLLIFFGCAGNVLGQTIEKKWDFNSVAGQDGIPLYEITQTDGLELQEGRFTYHLANKDSLQASGDYIYQNNLLVLFHTKPKDTIRRFHISEVTDSTLVFTENNISYSLSAASERTETAVATTQTGSEEDITIIPSQGFSLNSLWRGVLGMLTLLLIAYLFSSNRKAINWRTVGIGLAFQLVIAIGVLKVPFIQGIFEGVGKVFISILDFTKAGSEFLFKGLVADTESFGFIFAFQLLPPIIFFSALTSILFYLGIIQKVVKAFGWLLSKLLKISGAESLSVAGNIFLGQTEAPLLIKAYLEKMNKSEMLLVMIGGMATVAGAVLAAYIGFLGGGDPELELIFAKHLLAASLMAAPGAIVISKMLYPQTEDINTDVRVSSEKIGSNILDAIANGTTEGLRLAVNVGAMLLVFVAFIAMLNGILGWIGDITTFNDWMAANTSYPTLSLEAILGTIFAPLMWLIGVAEEDMMMMGQLLGIKLVASEFVGYIQLAELKDTSNTLHLNYEKSIIMATYMLCGFANFASIGIQIGGIGSLAPGQRKTLSKFGMKALLGGTIASLISATIAGMIIG from the coding sequence ATGAAGAGTTTTACGTTGCCTATTCCTACCCTAAAAACAGTCTTTCAAACATGTCTACTCCTTCTCATATTTTTTGGGTGCGCTGGAAATGTACTTGGACAAACCATTGAGAAAAAGTGGGATTTCAACTCTGTTGCCGGACAAGACGGAATTCCGTTGTATGAAATTACCCAAACCGATGGCTTAGAGCTCCAAGAAGGTCGTTTCACCTACCACCTGGCTAATAAAGACAGCCTACAGGCTTCTGGCGATTATATCTATCAAAATAATTTATTGGTGCTTTTTCATACCAAACCAAAAGACACCATTCGTAGATTTCACATTTCCGAAGTAACAGACAGCACACTGGTTTTTACCGAAAACAATATTTCGTATTCTTTAAGTGCAGCTTCAGAACGCACAGAAACTGCTGTTGCAACTACCCAAACAGGCTCAGAAGAAGACATTACTATTATTCCATCACAAGGGTTCTCATTAAATAGCCTTTGGCGTGGTGTTTTGGGAATGCTAACACTACTACTCATTGCATATTTGTTTAGCTCAAACCGAAAGGCTATTAATTGGCGTACGGTTGGTATTGGTTTAGCCTTTCAACTAGTTATTGCAATTGGTGTTTTAAAAGTTCCTTTTATTCAAGGAATTTTTGAAGGCGTTGGAAAGGTTTTTATTAGCATTTTAGACTTCACAAAAGCGGGAAGCGAGTTTTTATTTAAAGGATTGGTCGCAGACACAGAAAGTTTCGGGTTTATTTTCGCCTTTCAATTACTTCCGCCAATCATTTTCTTTTCGGCATTGACCTCTATATTATTTTACCTTGGTATTATTCAAAAAGTAGTAAAGGCATTTGGATGGTTACTATCAAAACTTCTTAAAATTTCTGGTGCCGAAAGTTTAAGTGTTGCAGGAAATATCTTTCTAGGACAAACCGAAGCGCCTTTACTCATTAAGGCATATCTGGAAAAAATGAACAAAAGTGAAATGCTTTTGGTTATGATTGGCGGTATGGCAACGGTAGCTGGTGCTGTACTAGCAGCCTACATTGGTTTTTTGGGTGGCGGAGACCCCGAATTAGAGCTTATTTTCGCAAAACACTTATTGGCAGCTTCGTTGATGGCGGCTCCTGGAGCAATTGTTATTTCAAAAATGTTATATCCTCAAACCGAGGATATAAATACCGATGTACGTGTTTCTTCAGAAAAAATTGGATCAAACATTTTAGATGCTATTGCAAATGGAACTACAGAAGGGCTGCGCTTGGCTGTAAATGTAGGAGCTATGCTCCTTGTATTTGTAGCCTTTATTGCTATGCTTAACGGTATTCTAGGGTGGATTGGTGACATAACAACCTTTAACGATTGGATGGCTGCGAATACTTCCTATCCAACCCTATCATTAGAAGCCATTCTAGGAACCATCTTTGCCCCGCTTATGTGGCTTATTGGTGTCGCAGAAGAGGATATGATGATGATGGGACAACTGCTCGGTATTAAACTAGTCGCAAGTGAATTTGTTGGATATATTCAACTGGCAGAACTAAAAGATACGAGTAACACCCTTCATTTAAATTATGAGAAATCGATTATCATGGCTACGTATATGCTGTGTGGTTTTGCAAATTTTGCTTCCATAGGTATCCAGATAGGCGGTATTGGCTCTCTTGCCCCTGGGCAGCGTAAAACATTATCTAAATTTGGCATGAAAGCACTGCTAGGAGGAACGATTGCCTCTCTCATTTCTGCAACTATTGCGGGAATGATTATTGGGTAA
- a CDS encoding electron transfer flavoprotein subunit alpha/FixB family protein, whose product MSVLVYAESENGSFKKIAQEAVSYAKGIADAMGSTVTAIAVNAGDTSSLGNFGASKVLEVSNDSLTNFNAEAYADVVAQAAKAEDAKVVVLSSSANCKFMAPLVAVNLEAGYVPNVTELPSSTSPFTVKHSVFTNKAFSNTEINTDVKVIGLGKNAYGIHENAIAASSESFSPSVSADDFSTKVVSVDKATDKVTIADAEIVVSAGRGMKGPENWGMIEELAETLGAATACSKPVSDMGWRPHSEHVGQTGKPVASNLYIAIGISGAIQHLAGINASKVKVVINTDAEAPFFKAADYGIVGDAFEVVPQLIEKLKEFKAQNN is encoded by the coding sequence ATGTCAGTTTTAGTATACGCAGAATCCGAAAACGGATCATTTAAAAAAATAGCACAGGAAGCTGTTTCATACGCAAAGGGAATTGCAGACGCGATGGGCTCTACCGTTACTGCTATCGCAGTGAACGCAGGAGACACGTCATCTTTAGGAAACTTTGGCGCCTCTAAAGTTTTAGAGGTATCTAACGATAGCCTTACTAATTTTAACGCAGAAGCCTATGCAGATGTAGTTGCACAAGCAGCCAAGGCAGAAGATGCAAAAGTTGTTGTGTTATCTTCTAGCGCTAATTGTAAATTTATGGCACCATTGGTTGCTGTTAATTTAGAGGCTGGATATGTTCCTAATGTAACAGAACTTCCTTCATCTACGTCTCCATTTACAGTAAAACATAGTGTGTTCACCAACAAGGCATTCAGCAACACCGAAATCAATACCGATGTAAAAGTTATTGGCCTAGGTAAAAATGCCTATGGAATTCATGAAAATGCAATTGCTGCTAGTAGCGAATCTTTTTCTCCTAGTGTTTCAGCCGACGATTTTTCAACAAAGGTAGTTTCCGTAGACAAAGCAACAGATAAAGTTACCATTGCAGATGCCGAAATTGTAGTTTCTGCAGGTCGTGGAATGAAAGGACCAGAAAACTGGGGAATGATAGAAGAGCTAGCCGAAACTTTAGGCGCTGCAACTGCCTGCTCAAAACCAGTGAGTGATATGGGATGGAGGCCTCATAGTGAGCACGTTGGGCAAACAGGTAAGCCAGTTGCTTCTAACTTGTACATTGCAATTGGTATCTCTGGAGCCATACAGCATTTAGCTGGAATTAATGCTTCAAAGGTGAAAGTTGTAATTAACACAGATGCCGAAGCACCATTCTTTAAGGCTGCAGATTACGGTATTGTTGGCGACGCTTTTGAAGTGGTACCACAGTTAATTGAAAAATTAAAGGAGTTTAAGGCTCAAAACAACTAA
- a CDS encoding HYR domain-containing protein, whose amino-acid sequence MKKTTLSILTCFLLFFFGMHASNFSAVVPPTLTCPSDITVSNDPGTCEAVVDYISMASAIDPEDGDISGSIITTVGPASGSAFPVGVTPMELSVTDSEGNTEICNFTITVNDTEFPAITCPADISSTNDPGVCGANITFLVEGMDNCSVSTTNEITSTFADNNGFAGNMFDITASGGEDVIINGFLGHLTPSFGTETIEIWYKTGTYLGSEDDPAPWTLHETVVAIDNGNTGPGGNAITTLTTPLTIPAGVTYGIFYFTNVANVDYTETPGPTPQSDAFVTLNFGIGKGTSTVNSFSGDNFFWRIWNGTIYYNTGSLSVNQTSGFPSGSVFPIGTTTNTFEVTDAAGNTTSCSFDITVTDDEAPVASCPATLSVNTDPGMCSAVVSYMVPTSDNCPGETLTQTAGLASGSVFPVGTTTNSFEVTDASGLVSICSFDVVVTDMEAPVVNCVDITIQLDATGNAMITEADVDGGSTDNCGVASTSIDITSFTCSDVGANNVTLSVTDVNGNIGTCIAVVTVQDVDPPTAVCQDITVQLDAAGMATITPADIDGGSSDICGIGSLSVDISSFDCSNLGPNNVTFVVTDVNGNSSNCMAVVTIEDTLAPAMVCQDITLQLDATGMATITPADVDGGSTDNCGFASSSIDINSFDCSNIGPNNVTLTGTDNEGNTTSCIAVVTVVDLVAPAVICQDITVQLDATGMAVITPADIDNGSTDNCAIASMSLNNDSFTCANVGIPNNVTLTVTDTFGNTSSCSAIVTVEDAIPISAICQDITVNLDNDGEVTIQPEDIDGGSFDNCGVSNLSISQSLFTCADVGPNDVTLTVTNSNGETASCIAVVTVEETILAPQAICQNITAPLQADGTVTILPEAVNNNSVGIGCNGTLSLDLFTFTCDDVGEPIQVTLTVTNEFGVTDSCTAFVNVVDSLDPAITCPENQFVTSEGPYTLPDYFGNGLVTVQDNCETNLILSQQPPAGTVLQQGSYNITMEVEDPSENIATCVFQLTIDDLLGVETPADITTLLVYPNPASNEIAVANPQRIDLEQLAIYDITGRLVKTIPLQGMGIERRVDISELASATYMIIISSETSQRVLNIVKQ is encoded by the coding sequence ATGAAAAAAACTACCCTCTCAATTCTTACGTGTTTTCTTTTGTTTTTCTTCGGAATGCATGCGTCTAATTTTAGTGCTGTCGTTCCGCCAACCCTAACTTGTCCTAGCGACATTACTGTTTCTAACGATCCTGGAACATGTGAAGCTGTGGTAGATTATATTTCTATGGCTTCTGCAATAGATCCAGAAGATGGTGATATTTCGGGAAGTATCATAACAACGGTAGGGCCTGCCAGCGGATCGGCATTTCCAGTTGGTGTAACTCCAATGGAATTGAGCGTTACCGATAGTGAAGGAAACACAGAAATATGCAACTTTACAATTACCGTAAATGACACTGAATTTCCTGCAATTACATGCCCAGCAGATATTTCAAGCACCAATGATCCAGGGGTTTGTGGAGCAAATATTACGTTCTTAGTTGAGGGAATGGATAATTGCAGTGTTAGTACAACTAACGAAATTACTTCAACATTTGCAGATAATAACGGATTTGCAGGAAACATGTTCGACATTACTGCCTCGGGAGGGGAGGATGTTATTATTAACGGTTTCTTAGGTCACTTAACGCCTAGTTTTGGTACAGAAACTATCGAGATTTGGTATAAAACGGGAACCTATTTGGGCTCTGAAGATGACCCAGCACCTTGGACATTGCACGAAACAGTTGTTGCAATTGATAACGGTAACACAGGGCCAGGAGGAAATGCAATAACTACATTAACGACCCCTTTAACAATTCCAGCGGGAGTTACATACGGAATTTTCTACTTTACCAATGTTGCTAATGTAGATTATACAGAAACACCAGGGCCTACTCCACAATCTGATGCTTTTGTCACCCTGAATTTTGGTATAGGTAAAGGGACGAGCACTGTAAATTCATTTAGCGGAGATAATTTTTTCTGGCGGATATGGAACGGGACGATTTATTACAACACAGGCAGTCTCAGTGTAAATCAAACTTCTGGATTTCCAAGTGGTAGTGTATTTCCTATAGGGACTACAACCAACACTTTTGAAGTTACCGATGCTGCTGGAAATACCACTTCCTGCAGTTTTGATATTACCGTAACAGACGATGAAGCCCCAGTAGCTTCGTGTCCAGCCACTCTTTCGGTAAACACAGACCCAGGCATGTGCTCGGCTGTTGTAAGTTATATGGTGCCAACCTCAGATAATTGCCCTGGCGAAACATTAACACAAACAGCGGGTCTTGCAAGTGGCAGTGTTTTTCCTGTAGGTACAACAACAAATTCGTTTGAAGTGACCGATGCTTCAGGTCTTGTAAGCATTTGTTCTTTTGATGTGGTGGTAACAGATATGGAAGCACCTGTAGTAAATTGTGTTGATATTACCATTCAATTAGATGCTACAGGAAATGCAATGATCACAGAGGCCGATGTAGATGGAGGAAGTACAGATAACTGTGGGGTAGCTTCCACCAGCATAGATATTACATCATTTACTTGTAGTGATGTAGGTGCTAATAATGTAACGCTTTCAGTAACAGATGTAAATGGAAATATTGGAACATGTATTGCTGTTGTTACTGTACAGGATGTAGATCCACCAACAGCTGTTTGTCAGGATATCACGGTTCAATTAGATGCGGCAGGAATGGCGACTATTACACCTGCCGATATAGACGGAGGGAGTTCAGACATATGTGGGATTGGAAGTTTGTCCGTAGATATTAGTTCTTTCGATTGTTCTAATCTCGGACCAAACAACGTGACCTTTGTGGTTACCGATGTAAATGGAAATTCAAGTAATTGCATGGCCGTAGTTACAATTGAAGATACCTTAGCGCCTGCCATGGTTTGCCAAGATATTACCCTTCAACTCGATGCTACCGGGATGGCTACAATTACACCAGCAGATGTAGATGGTGGTAGCACAGATAATTGTGGGTTTGCAAGCTCAAGTATCGATATTAATAGCTTTGATTGCTCTAACATAGGGCCAAACAACGTGACCTTGACAGGAACAGATAATGAAGGAAACACAACAAGCTGTATTGCTGTAGTTACGGTAGTGGATTTAGTTGCTCCAGCGGTAATATGTCAGGATATCACTGTGCAGTTAGACGCCACTGGTATGGCGGTGATTACACCCGCTGATATTGATAACGGAAGTACTGATAACTGTGCAATTGCATCTATGTCATTAAACAACGATAGTTTTACTTGTGCCAATGTAGGCATTCCAAATAATGTTACCTTAACGGTTACAGATACCTTCGGAAATACATCAAGTTGCTCGGCAATTGTAACTGTAGAAGATGCAATTCCTATTAGCGCGATTTGCCAAGATATAACTGTAAATCTAGACAATGACGGGGAAGTAACTATACAGCCTGAAGATATAGATGGGGGTAGTTTCGATAATTGTGGAGTGTCTAACTTAAGTATTTCTCAAAGTTTGTTCACCTGTGCAGATGTGGGGCCAAACGACGTAACACTTACTGTTACTAATTCTAATGGTGAAACAGCTAGCTGTATAGCGGTGGTGACAGTTGAAGAAACAATTTTAGCCCCTCAAGCTATTTGCCAGAACATTACAGCTCCGTTACAGGCAGACGGTACTGTTACGATTTTACCAGAAGCAGTTAATAATAACTCTGTTGGTATTGGATGTAATGGAACATTGAGTCTCGATTTATTTACGTTTACCTGTGACGACGTTGGAGAACCAATTCAGGTAACGCTTACAGTAACAAATGAGTTTGGAGTAACCGATTCGTGTACAGCATTCGTAAATGTAGTAGACTCACTAGATCCAGCTATTACATGTCCAGAAAATCAATTTGTAACGTCTGAAGGACCATATACACTGCCAGATTATTTTGGCAATGGTTTAGTGACGGTACAAGACAACTGTGAGACTAATTTAATACTATCACAACAGCCGCCTGCCGGAACTGTTTTGCAACAGGGAAGCTATAATATAACTATGGAGGTTGAAGATCCTTCAGAGAATATAGCAACTTGTGTTTTTCAACTTACTATAGACGATTTGCTTGGTGTTGAAACGCCTGCAGATATTACCACCTTATTAGTATACCCAAACCCTGCATCTAATGAAATTGCTGTTGCAAATCCGCAGCGCATTGACCTAGAACAACTAGCAATCTATGATATAACTGGAAGATTGGTAAAAACAATTCCGTTACAAGGTATGGGTATTGAGAGACGTGTGGATATCTCAGAATTGGCAAGTGCTACGTATATGATAATAATTTCTTCGGAAACTAGCCAGCGGGTATTAAATATCGTGAAGCAATAA
- a CDS encoding bifunctional nuclease family protein — protein sequence MSLVRLNIKGISYSQTQNGAYALILNEIDGERKLPIVIGAFEAQSIAIALEKEIKPPRPLTHDLFKNFADRFSIVVKQVIIHKLVDGVFYSSIICERDGLEEIIDARTSDAIALALRFKAPIFTYKAILEKAGIFLKTSPGKKKKISDAEEAILEELIMGEDTESAPKKSEDFSKFTNKELNAMLDEAVANEDYERAASIRDQISKRE from the coding sequence ATGAGCTTAGTTCGATTAAATATAAAAGGAATTTCTTACAGCCAAACTCAAAATGGCGCGTATGCCCTTATCTTAAATGAAATAGATGGCGAGCGAAAACTCCCTATCGTTATTGGAGCCTTTGAGGCACAATCTATTGCGATTGCCCTCGAAAAAGAGATTAAACCCCCGCGACCACTAACACATGATTTGTTTAAAAATTTTGCAGATCGTTTTAGTATCGTTGTAAAGCAAGTAATTATTCACAAGTTGGTAGATGGCGTGTTTTATTCTAGTATTATCTGTGAACGTGATGGACTTGAAGAAATCATAGACGCACGTACTAGTGACGCTATTGCATTAGCACTTCGATTTAAGGCACCAATTTTTACGTACAAAGCTATCTTAGAAAAAGCTGGAATCTTTTTAAAAACCTCTCCTGGTAAAAAGAAGAAAATTTCAGATGCAGAAGAAGCCATTCTAGAAGAACTTATTATGGGTGAAGACACAGAATCTGCACCTAAAAAGAGCGAAGATTTTTCTAAGTTCACCAACAAAGAACTGAACGCCATGCTGGACGAAGCGGTAGCTAACGAAGATTATGAGAGAGCTGCCAGCATTCGTGATCAAATTTCTAAACGAGAATAG
- a CDS encoding energy transducer TonB, with protein MLRLLPFLFLFNSFSLLAQLEIVPFSQMDNPPAFQGCVSDTKEISTACTQEAIDAFARNKFNTGLFKGLNLNEKRVRLYAQFTIDTAGSIKDIVVRTAHPQLEKEIKRVLKLAPRFRPGTHEGKPSAAKYTLPLVFTLG; from the coding sequence ATGCTTCGGCTGCTGCCCTTTCTTTTTCTTTTTAATTCATTTTCTCTTTTAGCACAACTAGAAATCGTTCCGTTTAGCCAAATGGATAATCCCCCTGCATTTCAAGGCTGTGTAAGCGACACCAAAGAAATTTCTACTGCTTGCACTCAAGAAGCGATAGACGCTTTTGCAAGAAATAAGTTTAACACTGGCTTGTTTAAAGGACTAAATTTAAATGAAAAACGCGTGCGTCTGTATGCGCAGTTTACCATAGACACGGCTGGCAGCATTAAAGACATTGTTGTAAGAACGGCTCATCCTCAATTGGAAAAAGAAATTAAAAGAGTCCTCAAATTAGCACCTAGATTTCGCCCAGGAACACATGAAGGCAAACCTTCTGCCGCAAAATACACTTTACCATTAGTCTTCACCTTAGGGTAG
- a CDS encoding energy transducer TonB → MKNILLILTLLASTTIFAQQEWGDVQKNKLTLKELAPVWPGCESGNASQRDNCFKQKLATHIAKNFKYPPASYKKNEQGRVVVEFFINEQGMVDIKNISGGTAALQAEAKRNISLIPKMKKPGMMGGKPRAIKYTVPITFKTGR, encoded by the coding sequence ATGAAAAATATCCTACTTATTCTTACACTATTAGCTTCTACTACCATCTTTGCTCAGCAAGAATGGGGAGATGTACAAAAGAACAAATTAACACTAAAAGAATTAGCTCCTGTGTGGCCTGGTTGTGAAAGCGGAAATGCGTCACAACGTGACAATTGTTTCAAGCAAAAACTTGCAACGCATATCGCTAAGAACTTTAAATATCCTCCTGCATCGTACAAAAAAAATGAACAAGGGCGAGTTGTTGTTGAATTTTTCATTAATGAGCAAGGCATGGTAGATATTAAAAATATTTCAGGAGGTACGGCAGCTTTGCAAGCCGAGGCCAAACGAAATATAAGCCTGATTCCAAAAATGAAAAAGCCTGGCATGATGGGAGGAAAACCCCGTGCCATAAAATACACGGTGCCTATCACCTTTAAAACGGGACGATAG